One Clupea harengus chromosome 12, Ch_v2.0.2, whole genome shotgun sequence DNA segment encodes these proteins:
- the zgc:122979 gene encoding dnaJ homolog subfamily B member 5: protein MVLIWTQFGVKHKNVKCKVRVIHSEDSCSSEETAEECEVPVQSVTPVKDYYSVLGVTVESNEDEIRHAYHRLALRYHPDKNQEEDAEEKFKEIAEAYDVLTDTQKRNLYDRRDMKRPAAKGDSSPPAKAHSSARFFNIDIDAGDFSDLFNPFKHTPSTNPGGQKGSSTTGGACGSKVCELEVSLEELLTGVTKHVRLSGSHSQEHVMNVEVKKGWREGTRITFPGAGLKAGGHAAQDIMFVVKEKKHSHFRREGSNLVYTAEITLREALCGCTVTVPTLDGGKKPLPCSDIIKPGSTRRLIGEGLPRSKCPTQRGDLLVKFEVLFPDRIPPPSKEIIRHSLGQC from the exons ATGGTGCTCATCTGGACCCAGTTCGGCGTCAAGCACAAGAACGTGAAGTGCAAAGTGCGGGTGATTCACAGCGAGGACAGCTGTAGCTCTGAG GAGACGGCAGAGGAATGTGAGGTGCCGGTTCAGTCCGTGACTCCGGTGAAGGATTACTACTCTGTGCTCGGCGTGACGGTAGAGTCCAATGAGGATGAGATCCGGCACGCGTACCACCGGCTTGCTCTGCGTTACCATCCCGACAAGAACCAAGAGGAGGACGCAGAGGAGAAGTTCAAAGAGATCGCAGAGGCTTACGACGttttgacagacacacagaagcgcAACCTGTATGACAGACGGG ATATGAAGAGGCCAGCAGCCAAAGGAGACTCCTCCCCACCAGCGAAGGCCCACTCATCTGCTCGCTTCTTCAACATAGACATAGACGCTGGTGACTTTTCCGACCTCTTCAACCCCTTCAAGCACACGCCTTCCACCAATCCGGGGGGTCAGAAGGGCTCCTCCACCACCGGTGGTGCATGCGGCAGCAAAGTGTGCGAGCTGGAGGTTTCACTGGAGGAGCTGCTGACCGGCGTCACCAAGCACGTGCGCCTGTCCGGCTCACACTCGCAGGAGCACGTGATGAACGTGGAGGTGaagaagggatggagggagggcaCGAGGATCACCTTCCCCGGAGCCGGGCTCAAGGCGGGCGGGCACGCCGCACAGGATATCATGTTTGTGGTGAAGGAGAAGAAGCACTCGCACTTCCGACGGGAGGGATCCAACCTGGTGTACACCGCCGAGATTACCCTGCGTGAG gCTCTCTGTGGATGTACTGTTACCGTGCCAACACTAGATGGAGGAAAGAAGCCACTCCCATGCAGTGATATCATAAAGCCTGGCTCTACTCGCCGCCTGATTGGAGAGGGGCTTCCGCGGTCAAAATGCCCCACGCAGCGAGGAGATCTATTGGTGAAATTCGAGGTGCTGTTTCCTGATAGGATCCCCCCACCCAGCAAGGAGATTATTAGGCACAGCCTGGGACAATGTtaa
- the thbs4b gene encoding thrombospondin-4-B: protein MDVWLLCLISQVFLSLTTVVRAQSTVYNLLTSPDCLPDLLHGGLREQGVKELFILTTFQLQPKGGSNIFSLYNPQDNSKYFEFTVLAKLNKATLRYLRNDGRMSTVSFNNLRLADDMRHQLLFHLKGLPGPDQGIPGVDLHVDCRLVETITDLPVVFTGLPLQRGVQLKTLQPKAQESLEELKLAFGDSLANVQSLQDCHSQQMDSIQTLGVNTKQLTSQMLDLTKVINELKDILIQQVKETSFLRNTISECQACGLGGNDFDKPRCAPGVCFRDNGCVVTDNGVECGPCPDGYTGDGFSCDDVDECQFNPCFPGVKCVNTVPGYRCEVCPLGFTGQSVEGVGAAFAKAHKQVCNDVDECKSPDNGGCTANSDCVNTMGSYQCAGCKPGFQGDQKKGCRPERSCGNRLQNPCHEHASCFEERDGTITCTCGIGWAGNGYLCGKDTDIDGYPDEKLRCNDVSCKKDNCMYVPNSGQEDADSDSHGDACDEDADGDGILNDQDNCWLKPNVNQRNSDKDSHGDACDNCLMVVNPDQRDTDLDGLGDACDDDMDGDGLKNFLDNCQRLKNPDQRDRDADGVGDACDSCPDIPNPNQSDIDNDLVGDSCDTNQDSDGDGHQDNNDNCPLVMNSSQLDTDKDGLGDECDDDDDNDNIPDFLSPGPDNCRLVPNPDQIDDNNDGVGDVCESDFDQDKIIDRIDSCPENAEITLTDFRAFQTVVLDPEGDAQIDPNWVVLNQGMEIVQTMNSDPGLAVGYTAFSGVDFEGTFHVNTVTDDDYAGFIFGYQDSSSFYVVMWKQTEQTYWQATPFRAVAEPGIQLKAVKSKSGPGEHLRNSLWHTGDTNDQVRLLWKDPRNVGWKDKVSYRWYLQHRPQVGYIRARFYEGTELVADSGVMIDTTMRGGRLGVFCFSQENIIWSNLRYRCNDTIPEDFQAFSGRHIPR, encoded by the exons ATGGACGTCTGGCTACTCTGTCTCATCTCTCAAGTATTTTTGAGTCTTACAACAGTAGTGAGAGCACAGTCAACAG TATATAACCTGCTGACGTCACCGGACTGCCTGCCAGACCTGCTGCATGGGGGATTGCGGGAGCAGGGGGTCAAGGAGCTCTTCATACTCACCACCTTCCAGCTCCAGCCGAAGGGCGGCAGCAACATCTTTAGCCTCTACAACCCACAAGACAACAGCAAGTACTTCGAGTTCACGGTGCTGGCCAAGCTCAATAAAG CAACGCTGCGGTACCTCCGCAATGACGGCCGAATGAGCACCGTGTCCTTTAATAACCTGCGTCTGGCAGACGACATGCGCCATCAGCTTCTCTTCCACTTGAAGGGGCTGCCAGGTCCCGACCAGGGCATTCCTGGCGTGGACCTTCATGTGGACTGCAGGCTGGTGGAAACCATCACAGATCTGCCGGTGGTGTTTACAGGACTGCCTCTTCAGCGCGGCGTGCAACTCAAGACTCTGCAGCCCaaagcacag GAGTCACTGGAGGAGCTGAAGCTAGCATTTGGAGACTCGCTAGCGAATGTGCAGTCGCTGCAGGATTGCCACTCTCAGCAGATGGACTCCATCCAGACACTgg GAGTCAATACGAAGCAACTAACGAGTCAGATGTTGGATCTTACTAAAGTAATAAACGAGCTGAAAGACATCCTTATTCAACAG GTCAAGGAGACATCCTTTTTAAGAAACACAATCTCGGAGTGTCAAGCTTGCG GACTGGGTGGGAATGATTTTGACAAGCCGCGGTGCGCCCCAGGAGTGTGTTTCCGTGACAACGGATGTGTGGTGACAGACAACGGGGTGGAGTGTGGGCCGTGTCCGGACGGCTACACAGGAGACGGCTTCAGCTGTGACGATGTAGAtgag tgtcaGTTTAATCCCTGCTTCCCAGGAGTGAAGTGTGTGAACACAGTCCCGGGTTACCGCTGCGAGGTGTGTCCCCTGGGCTTTACCGGCCAATCGGTGGAGGGAGTGGGCGCGGCTTTTGCAAAGGCTCACAAACAG GTCTGCAATGATGTGGATGAGTGTAAAAGTCCAGATAACGGAGGCTGCACAGCCAACTCAGACTGCGTCAACACTATG ggatcaTACCAGTGTGCGGGATGTAAACCAGGCTTTCAGGGCGATCAGAAGAAGGGCTGTCGGCCAGAGCGCAGCTGTGGCAACCGCCTGCAGAATCCCTGCCATGAACATGCCTCATGTtttgaggagagagatggaaccaTCACCTGCACG tgtggtattggctgggcaGGCAATGGCTACCTGTGTGGAAAGGACACTGATATTGACGGCTACCCAGATGAGAAGCTACGCTGTAATGACGTATCCTGTAAAAAG GACAACTGCATGTATGTTCCAAATTCTGGTCAAGAGGACGCAGACTCAGACAGCCATGGAGACGCCTGTGATGAAGATGCTGACGGAGATGGTATACTCAATGaccag gatAACTGTTGGTTGAAGCCTAACGTGAACCAGCGCAACAGTGATAAGGACAGCCATGGCGATGCCTGTGATAACTGTCTGATGGTGGTGAACCCTGACCAGCGTGACACGGACTTAGATGGCCTGGGAGATGCATGCGATGATGACATGGATGGAGATg GCTTAAAGAACTTCCTGGATAACTGCCAGCGTCTGAAGAACCCTGATCAGCGTGACAGAGATGCTGATGGAGTTGGAGACGCTTGTGACAGCTGTCCTGACATACCTAATCCCaaccag TCGGACATTGACAATGACCTTGTTGGTGATTCATGTGACACAAATCAAGACAG tgatGGGGATGGTCACCAGGACAACAATGACAACTGTCCATTAGTGATGAACAGCTCTCAGCTGGACACAGACAAAGACGGCCTCGGGGAtgagtgtgatgatgatgacgataaTGACAACATTCCAGATTTCCTGTCGCCTGGACCAGACAACTGCAGGCTGGTGCCCAATCCAGACCAGATAGACGACAACa ATGATGGAGTGGGCGATGTCTGTGAGTCTGATTTTGACCAGGATAAAATAATCGATCGGATCGATAGCTGCCCAGAGAATGCTGAGATCACACTGACAGACTTCAGAGCCTTCCAGACCGTAGTTCTGGACCCTGAGGGAGACGCGCAGATCGATCCCAACTGGGTGGTTCTGAATCAG gGTATGGAGATCGTTCAGACCATGAACAGTGATCCTGGCCTGGCTGTGG GTTACACCGCATTCAGTGGCGTGGACTTCGAAGGAACCTTCCACGTAAACACAGTGACCGATGATGACTACGCTGGCTTCATCTTTGGGTACCAGGACTCGTCCAGCTTCTACGTGGTGATGTGGAAACAGACAGAACAAACCTACTGGCAGGCCACACCCTTCAGAGCCGTGGCTGAACCTGGAATCCAGCTGAAG GCAGTGAAGTCTAAATCTGGTCCAGGAGAGCACCTGAGGAACTCTCTGTGGCACACAGGAGACACCAATGACCAGGTCCGTCTCCTCTGGAAAGATCCGCGTAATGTCGGCTGGAAGGACAAAGTCTCCTACCGCTGGTACCTCCAGCACAGACCGCAAGTGGGCTATATCCG tgcgCGTTTCTACGAGGGCACTGAGCTGGTCGCAGACTCGGGTGTCATGATTGACACCACAATGCGAGGAGGACGCCTGGGCGTGTTCTGCTTCTCACAGGAGAACATCATCTGGTCCAACCTCAGATACCGCTGCAATG ACACCATCCCAGAAGATTTCCAAGCATTCAGTGGTCGGCATATTCCTCGTTAA